A genome region from Bradyrhizobium commune includes the following:
- a CDS encoding response regulator produces the protein MAKILLVEDNEMNRDMLSRRLVRKGFEVVMAVDGGEAVHMAESEQPDLILMDMSLPVVDGWEATRQVKASATTGHIPIIALTAHAMSGDKEKALGAGCNDYDTKPIEMSRLLEKIEALLPPS, from the coding sequence ATGGCCAAGATACTGCTAGTTGAAGATAATGAGATGAACCGGGACATGCTCTCTCGTCGTCTTGTCCGCAAGGGATTCGAGGTAGTGATGGCGGTCGACGGTGGCGAGGCAGTCCACATGGCTGAGAGCGAACAACCAGACCTGATTCTGATGGACATGAGCCTCCCCGTTGTCGACGGCTGGGAGGCAACTCGGCAGGTTAAGGCATCCGCGACGACGGGGCATATCCCGATTATTGCGCTGACGGCCCATGCGATGTCCGGCGACAAGGAGAAGGCCCTTGGGGCGGGTTGCAACGACTACGATACCAAGCCCATCGAAATGTCGCGTTTGCTGGAAAAAATAGAAGCTCTGTTGCCGCCAAGTTGA